TTCTCGCGCCAAGGCCATGTAGTTGCGGGCGCCAATACTTGTAATGTCGTACAGCAGTACGGGCCGCCCAAAACTGGGGGCTTCTGAAAGCCGCACGTTCCGCTGCACAATCGTCCGAAATACTTTGTCGCCAAAGTATCGTTGCACTTCCTCGGCTACTTGATTGGATAGCCGCAGCCGCGTGTCGAACATGGTCAGCAGCACACCCTCGATTTCTAAATTAGGGTTTAGGTGCTGGCGGACAATCTTAATGGTGTTGAGCAATTGGCCCAGGCCTTCCAAGGCAAAATACTCGGCTTGCACAGGGATAAGCACCGAGTTGGCAGCAGTGAGCGCGTTGAGCGTGAGTAAACCCAGCGAAGGCGGGCAATCGATAATCACAAAATCGTACTTGCGGCGGGCCCGTCGGAGCGCATGGGCCAAAATGCGCTCGCGTTCCGCCACGTCGATCATTTCAATTTCAGCCCCAACCAGATTGATATGGCTCGGTACGATTTCTAAAAAAGGCAGATCAGTGGGCAGAACGGCTTCCTCTAAAGCGATGTTACCAATGAGCACCTCATAGGTGGATTTCTGCACGGTACGCGGATTAACGCCTACCCCCGAAGAGCAATTCGCCTGAGGGTCGATGTCAATCAGCAGCGTTGGGCGCTCGGTAGCTGCTAGGGAAGCCGCCAGGTTAATCGCGGTGGTCGTTTTGCCGACCCCGCCTTTTTGATTGGCTATGGCAATGACTTTACCCATGAGTACCCACCGTCTTGCAGCCGCGAAAGCCTTTCATAGATAGCGCGAAAACGGATAAGGCCCGCCTTTGTTGCGCCTTCCTAACCAAACGCGCTTCACGCTGTCGGTTAATCTATAAAGAAACCAACGATTAAGCCAGACTTTTTTCGCACAAAAAGCGAAGATTGGATCACGCTTAGCCGCCTTGCGTTTTGTCGGGTGCATACAAGGCGCGCAT
This Rhodothermus bifroesti DNA region includes the following protein-coding sequences:
- a CDS encoding ParA family protein — translated: MGKVIAIANQKGGVGKTTTAINLAASLAATERPTLLIDIDPQANCSSGVGVNPRTVQKSTYEVLIGNIALEEAVLPTDLPFLEIVPSHINLVGAEIEMIDVAERERILAHALRRARRKYDFVIIDCPPSLGLLTLNALTAANSVLIPVQAEYFALEGLGQLLNTIKIVRQHLNPNLEIEGVLLTMFDTRLRLSNQVAEEVQRYFGDKVFRTIVQRNVRLSEAPSFGRPVLLYDITSIGARNYMALAREILQNNQRFLQNDTTSEEAPATNGILPSAMHRASPAS